A genome region from Tolypothrix sp. PCC 7712 includes the following:
- the bchH gene encoding magnesium chelatase subunit H: MKRIVLIAGFESFNADLYRKAAFLANSRCSELDIRVFSDRDITTKRQEVEAALQDAEVFFGSLLFDYDQVLWLRDRISQIPIRLVFESALELMSLTKLGDFAIGDKPKGMPKPVKFILDKFSNGREEDKLAGYISFLKVGPKLLKYVPVQKVQDLRNWLIIYGYWNAGGPENVASLFWTIAEKYLGLKVGDIPAPVETPNMGLLHPDYQGFFESPKAYLEWYQQKFQVNNPVVGILLYRKHVITKQQYIPQLIRRFEAAGLIPLPIFINGVEGHVAVRDWMTTDYEIQQRQIGNIETPSLSKEAVKVDAIVSTIGFPLVGGPAGSMEAGRQVEVAKRILTAKNVPYFVAAPLLIQDIYSWTRQGIGGLQSVVLYALPELDGAIDTVPLGGLVGEDIYLVPERVQRLIGRVKSWINLRQKPASARKIAIILYGFPPGYGAVGTAALLNVPRSLLKFLDALKKQGYAVGDLPDDGEELIRWVKEADENPTPTLPRSLLNGGNPRTQLLSASREGVISPSVYGGVRGGSTVNVQTLEKWLGYLRTSRIEKQWKSLTGTGIKTYGDEFQIGGIQLGNIWIGVQPPLGLQGDPMRLMFERDLTPHPQYAAFYKWLQNEFQADAVVHFGMHGTVEWLPGSPLGNTGYSWSDILLGDIPNLYIYAANNPSESILAKRRGYGVLISHNVPPYGRAGLYKELLTLRDLISEYREDPQKNYALKEAICTKIVDTGLEADCPLEDAKKLGIAFSYENVRMFSAHVFDDYLVKLYEYLQILESRLFSSGLHTLGEEPDEEKLAAYLEAYFGEEPQRREGHEGKEIRDLLSQSTDELTNLLRGLNGEYIPPAPGGDLLRDGPGVLPTGRNIHALDPYRMPSPAAYERGREIAQKIIAQHLQEHGKYPETVAVMLWGLDAIKTKGESLGILLELVGAEPVKEGTGRIVRYELKPLAEVGHPRIDVLGNLSGIFRDSFVNIIELLDDLFQRAAEAEESEAENFIRKHALALKAQGVENVSARLFSNPAGDFGSLVNDQVVDGNWESGEELGNTWQSRNVFSYGRQDKGQARPEVLNTLLKTSDRIVQEIDSVEYGITDIQEYYANTGGLKKAAEKQRGKKITTSFVESFSKDTTPRNLDDLLRMEYRTKLVNPKWAQAMANQGSGGAFEISQRMTALIGWGGTADFTDDWVYDQAADTYALDAEMAEKLRKANPEAFRNIVGRMLEAHGRGFWQADEDKLDKLRQLYELTDEELEGVTN; the protein is encoded by the coding sequence ATGAAACGCATCGTCTTGATTGCTGGGTTTGAATCCTTTAACGCTGACTTGTACAGAAAAGCAGCTTTTTTAGCTAACTCTCGCTGTTCTGAGTTGGACATTCGAGTATTTAGCGATCGCGATATTACCACCAAGCGCCAGGAAGTAGAAGCAGCACTCCAAGACGCTGAGGTATTTTTTGGCAGCTTGCTATTTGATTATGACCAGGTTTTGTGGTTGCGCGATCGCATCTCCCAAATTCCCATCCGCTTGGTGTTTGAGTCGGCTTTGGAATTGATGAGTTTAACCAAGCTGGGCGATTTTGCCATTGGCGATAAACCTAAAGGTATGCCTAAGCCTGTAAAATTCATTCTAGATAAATTTAGTAACGGCAGAGAAGAAGATAAACTCGCTGGTTATATTAGCTTTTTAAAAGTCGGGCCGAAATTACTTAAATATGTGCCAGTGCAGAAAGTGCAAGATTTACGCAACTGGTTAATTATCTATGGTTATTGGAATGCTGGCGGCCCTGAAAATGTTGCTTCTCTATTTTGGACAATAGCGGAAAAATATTTAGGCTTAAAAGTTGGCGATATTCCTGCGCCTGTAGAAACTCCCAATATGGGGTTATTGCACCCAGATTATCAAGGATTTTTTGAATCACCAAAGGCGTATTTGGAATGGTATCAGCAGAAATTCCAGGTTAACAATCCAGTTGTAGGAATTCTGCTTTATCGCAAACATGTTATTACCAAACAACAATATATTCCCCAACTAATTCGCCGTTTTGAAGCTGCTGGGTTAATTCCTTTACCAATTTTTATCAATGGTGTAGAAGGACATGTGGCTGTCAGAGATTGGATGACAACCGATTATGAAATTCAGCAAAGACAAATAGGTAATATTGAAACTCCGTCGCTTTCTAAAGAAGCGGTAAAGGTTGATGCGATAGTCTCTACAATTGGGTTTCCTTTAGTTGGTGGCCCGGCTGGTTCAATGGAAGCAGGGCGACAAGTAGAAGTTGCTAAACGTATTTTGACTGCGAAAAATGTCCCTTATTTTGTCGCAGCACCACTATTAATTCAAGATATTTATTCTTGGACGCGTCAAGGTATTGGTGGTTTACAAAGTGTGGTGTTATACGCTTTACCTGAACTTGATGGGGCGATTGATACGGTTCCCCTTGGTGGTTTGGTAGGTGAAGATATTTATTTAGTTCCTGAACGAGTACAGCGATTAATTGGTAGAGTCAAAAGCTGGATTAATTTACGGCAAAAACCTGCATCGGCAAGAAAAATTGCGATTATTTTATATGGGTTTCCTCCTGGTTATGGTGCTGTGGGAACGGCTGCTTTATTAAATGTACCGCGTAGTTTGTTGAAGTTTTTAGATGCATTGAAGAAACAAGGCTATGCAGTTGGAGATTTACCGGATGATGGGGAAGAATTAATTCGCTGGGTGAAGGAAGCAGATGAAAACCCCACCCCAACCCTCCCCCGAAGTTTGCTCAACGGGGGGAACCCCCGCACGCAACTTCTCTCCGCAAGCAGGGAGGGAGTTATATCCCCCTCCGTTTACGGGGGGGTTAGGGGGGGTTCTACTGTAAATGTACAGACTCTGGAAAAATGGTTAGGATATCTCCGCACTTCCCGTATTGAAAAACAATGGAAATCTCTGACTGGGACGGGAATTAAAACTTATGGTGATGAGTTTCAAATTGGGGGCATACAGTTAGGAAATATCTGGATTGGTGTACAGCCACCTTTGGGTTTACAAGGCGACCCGATGCGGTTAATGTTTGAGAGAGATTTAACTCCCCATCCTCAATACGCGGCTTTTTATAAATGGTTACAAAATGAGTTTCAAGCTGATGCTGTGGTTCATTTTGGAATGCATGGAACTGTAGAATGGTTACCTGGTTCTCCTTTAGGTAATACGGGTTATTCTTGGTCGGATATTTTGTTGGGAGATATTCCTAATTTATATATATATGCGGCGAATAATCCTTCCGAATCAATTTTGGCAAAGCGTCGCGGTTATGGGGTATTAATTTCCCATAATGTCCCGCCTTATGGTCGTGCTGGTTTGTATAAGGAATTGTTGACGCTGAGAGATTTAATTTCTGAGTATCGAGAAGATCCGCAAAAGAATTACGCCTTGAAGGAAGCTATTTGTACAAAAATTGTGGACACTGGTTTAGAAGCAGATTGTCCTTTGGAAGATGCGAAAAAGTTGGGAATTGCTTTTAGTTATGAAAATGTGAGAATGTTTAGTGCCCATGTTTTTGATGACTATTTGGTGAAGCTGTATGAGTATTTACAGATTTTAGAAAGTCGGTTGTTTTCTTCAGGTTTACATACTCTGGGTGAGGAACCAGATGAGGAAAAATTGGCGGCGTATTTAGAAGCTTATTTTGGGGAAGAACCGCAAAGAAGAGAAGGACATGAAGGAAAAGAAATCAGAGATTTGTTGAGCCAATCTACGGATGAGTTGACGAATTTATTAAGGGGTTTGAATGGGGAATATATTCCGCCTGCACCTGGTGGTGATTTATTAAGAGATGGGCCTGGTGTGTTACCTACAGGGAGAAATATTCATGCTTTAGATCCTTATAGAATGCCTTCACCTGCGGCTTATGAAAGAGGTAGGGAAATTGCTCAAAAAATTATTGCCCAGCATTTACAAGAACATGGCAAATATCCGGAAACTGTGGCGGTAATGTTATGGGGTTTAGATGCGATTAAAACTAAGGGTGAATCCTTGGGGATTTTATTAGAATTAGTTGGTGCTGAACCTGTAAAGGAGGGAACGGGGAGAATTGTTCGTTATGAGTTAAAACCTTTAGCTGAGGTGGGACATCCCCGGATTGATGTGTTAGGAAATCTCTCAGGAATTTTCCGCGATAGTTTTGTGAATATCATCGAATTATTAGATGATTTATTTCAACGGGCTGCGGAAGCTGAGGAATCGGAAGCAGAGAATTTTATTAGAAAACACGCTTTAGCTTTAAAGGCGCAAGGTGTAGAAAATGTCTCTGCAAGATTATTTTCTAACCCAGCCGGAGATTTCGGTTCTTTGGTAAATGACCAAGTTGTTGATGGAAATTGGGAATCCGGTGAAGAGTTAGGTAATACTTGGCAAAGCCGCAATGTTTTCAGCTATGGGAGACAAGATAAAGGACAGGCTAGGCCGGAAGTGTTAAATACTTTATTGAAAACAAGCGATCGCATTGTCCAAGAAATTGATTCGGTAGAATATGGCATTACCGATATTCAAGAATATTATGCCAATACTGGTGGGTTAAAGAAAGCCGCAGAAAAACAGCGCGGTAAGAAGATTACAACCAGTTTTGTGGAAAGTTTCTCGAAAGACACCACACCCCGCAATTTAGATGATTTACTGCGAATGGAGTACCGCACGAAATTAGTCAATCCCAAATGGGCGCAAGCAATGGCTAATCAAGGTTCCGGTGGTGCGTTTGAAATCTCCCAACGCATGACAGCGTTAATCGGTTGGGGCGGTACTGCGGATTTTACTGATGATTGGGTATATGACCAAGCTGCGGATACTTACGCCCTAGATGCAGAGATGGCGGAGAAGTTACGCAAAGCAAATCCGGAAGCATTCCGCAATATTGTGGGCAGAATGTTAGAAGCGCACGGACGGGGTTTCTGGCAAGCTGATGAAGATAAGTTAGATAAGTTACGGCAATTGTATGAGTTAACAGATGAAGAGTTAGAAGGTGTAACAAATTAA
- a CDS encoding glycosyltransferase family 4 protein, producing MTESKIAYITFDTVPAPKGAAIHIAAFSIALATAFEQVQLITVSPTATGIDYQEIYPQVRQTTLPAIGETLIHRVLYFRQLLKAWLKGKRFEVIQIRSIYEGFPIARNKQKYCDRLIFEVNGLPSIELKYRYPAVAEDRELLHKLHSQEQICLEAADLIVTPSSITSAYLQNRGISRDKIRVIPNGVDLKIFTNDQGQRTNDKRQIIYFGTLSPWQGVNQAVEALSLINRDFPANLKVIGQARNYQLKALKQLALKLGVADKLTILEPMPQTQLVANIHNCDVILAPLMPSDRNLIQGCCPLKILEGMATGIPVIASDLPVVRELGEDGVHFLLVKPGSAKSIKDAVFSLKNQPELATKLAINARQRIEEYYTWQIAGEALINAYTELGINRTIKV from the coding sequence ATGACTGAATCAAAAATCGCTTATATTACCTTTGATACTGTTCCTGCACCTAAGGGCGCAGCCATTCATATAGCAGCTTTTTCTATTGCTTTAGCAACAGCTTTTGAGCAAGTACAGTTAATAACAGTTTCTCCCACAGCCACAGGTATAGATTACCAGGAAATTTATCCGCAAGTTAGACAAACAACATTACCAGCAATCGGCGAGACTTTAATTCATAGAGTTTTGTATTTTCGGCAATTACTCAAAGCATGGTTGAAAGGAAAGCGATTTGAAGTTATCCAAATACGTTCAATTTACGAAGGCTTTCCCATCGCCCGGAACAAACAAAAATATTGCGATCGCCTAATTTTTGAGGTTAATGGTTTACCTTCCATCGAGTTAAAATATCGCTATCCTGCCGTAGCTGAAGATAGAGAACTGCTACATAAATTGCACTCTCAAGAGCAAATTTGTCTAGAAGCAGCCGATTTAATTGTTACCCCCAGCAGCATCACCAGCGCATATTTACAAAATCGCGGCATTTCTAGAGATAAAATCCGCGTCATTCCCAACGGCGTAGATTTAAAAATATTTACAAATGACCAAGGACAAAGGACTAATGACAAACGACAAATTATATATTTTGGTACACTTTCGCCTTGGCAAGGTGTCAACCAAGCAGTAGAAGCATTATCATTAATTAACCGAGATTTTCCTGCTAATTTAAAAGTTATTGGACAAGCTAGGAACTATCAACTCAAAGCCTTAAAGCAACTAGCGCTAAAGTTAGGAGTAGCCGATAAACTCACCATTTTAGAACCAATGCCACAAACTCAATTAGTGGCAAATATTCATAACTGTGATGTAATTTTGGCACCCTTGATGCCCAGCGATCGCAATTTAATCCAAGGTTGTTGTCCCCTGAAGATTTTAGAGGGGATGGCGACAGGAATACCTGTAATTGCTAGCGATTTACCAGTAGTTAGGGAATTAGGCGAAGACGGAGTACATTTTTTATTAGTCAAGCCAGGTTCAGCAAAGTCGATTAAAGATGCTGTGTTCAGCTTAAAAAATCAGCCAGAACTCGCCACCAAACTAGCGATAAATGCTCGTCAGCGAATTGAGGAGTATTATACTTGGCAAATTGCTGGTGAAGCTTTGATTAATGCTTATACAGAATTGGGAATCAACCGCACCATCAAAGTTTGA
- a CDS encoding glycosyltransferase — protein sequence MTRLIFITERFAPDLGGLARSATRLVGTLLQLGVDIDVVTWSRYLQPGEVLPPETKEANIRVYRIGLYRHWDMTMPHTLNVLEWLHSASGYDAVWGHYLFPSGFLATWFAALVGLPSTVSARGNDIDREMFPPGDFARLQWTLQHAKVVTAVSADMSRKIQLLSGRDDVLVLKNAVDTEIFSLQNNPTPSPSPQARRGEGITRESLGIAADEVILGFCGELREKKGQQFLLNALTTVRQVHSACLLIIGEVRASQESVLQLYKTNQPENAQRIIITGHLPNLEAVAEYLRLCDVYLQPSLWEGMPNALLEAMACGCGCIASDAGGIPEVITHGKNGFLLPRSHLHKLGEAVLEFLAMTTEEKNPIRQAARDRILTEYSLAQEKLQLQTLMVRLIPNSV from the coding sequence ATGACACGCCTAATTTTCATTACAGAAAGATTTGCGCCTGATTTGGGTGGTTTGGCTAGGAGTGCAACGCGGTTGGTGGGGACGCTGTTGCAACTGGGTGTAGATATTGATGTTGTGACTTGGAGTCGTTATTTACAACCAGGTGAGGTTTTACCACCGGAAACTAAAGAAGCAAATATTCGTGTTTATCGTATCGGGTTATACCGTCATTGGGATATGACGATGCCTCATACATTAAATGTTCTGGAATGGTTACATTCTGCGTCTGGTTATGATGCTGTATGGGGACATTATTTGTTTCCCAGTGGTTTTTTGGCTACTTGGTTTGCTGCACTTGTAGGATTACCTAGTACAGTTAGCGCCCGTGGTAATGATATTGACCGCGAAATGTTTCCGCCGGGAGATTTTGCCCGTTTACAATGGACGCTACAACACGCCAAGGTGGTTACGGCGGTAAGTGCTGATATGTCGCGCAAAATTCAGCTACTTAGTGGGCGGGATGATGTGTTGGTGTTGAAAAATGCGGTTGATACAGAAATATTTTCTTTGCAGAACAACCCCACCCCCAGCCCTTCCCCGCAAGCGAGGAGGGGGGAAGGAATTACTAGGGAGTCTTTGGGAATTGCAGCAGATGAGGTTATTTTGGGATTTTGTGGGGAATTGCGGGAGAAAAAAGGGCAGCAGTTTTTATTGAATGCTTTAACGACAGTTCGACAAGTGCATTCTGCTTGTTTGCTAATTATTGGTGAGGTAAGGGCTTCTCAAGAATCTGTGCTGCAATTGTATAAGACTAATCAGCCAGAAAATGCCCAGCGAATAATTATCACAGGACATTTACCAAATCTGGAGGCGGTGGCTGAGTATCTACGCTTGTGTGATGTTTATCTCCAGCCTTCACTGTGGGAGGGTATGCCAAATGCGTTGTTAGAAGCAATGGCTTGTGGTTGTGGTTGTATCGCCAGTGATGCGGGTGGGATACCGGAGGTGATTACACATGGTAAAAACGGCTTTTTACTACCGCGATCGCATTTGCATAAGCTGGGTGAGGCGGTGTTAGAATTCTTGGCGATGACAACTGAAGAAAAAAATCCCATTCGCCAAGCTGCACGCGATCGCATTTTAACTGAATATTCCCTCGCTCAAGAAAAGTTGCAACTTCAAACTTTGATGGTGCGGTTGATTCCCAATTCTGTATAA